A segment of the Luteitalea sp. genome:
TGACGACGTGTCTCGGGGCTCAGCAACCTCCCGCCGTCGCAGCGGCCGCCAATCTGAAGTTCGCGCTCGAAAAGATTGGGCGGCAGTTCGCCGCTCAGCAGGGAGAGGGCGTGAGCTTGATCTTTGGGTCCTCCGGCAATCTGACCCGTCAAATCCTCGATGGGGCGCCCTTCGAGCTATTTCTCTCCGCAGACGAGGCGTTCGTGACCAAGCTTGCCGATGCCCGCCTGACCCGTGATCGGGGCGTGCTCTACGCGCTCGGTCGCCTCGTGATCTTCGCGCCGGAGGGATCGCCACTCGAGACCGATGCGGAGCTCGAAGGGCTCCGCGCGCTGCTGGCGCGCGGCGGAAGCCACCGATTCGCGATTGCCAATCCGGAGCATGCACCTTACGGGAGGGCAGCGGAGGCCGTGTTGCGCGCCAAAGGTCTCTGGGCGCCGCTGCAGCCGTCACTCGTCTTGGGCGAGAACATCGCGCAGGCGGCGCAGTTCGCGACCACCGGCAACGCCGTGGGCGGGCTACTTGCCTACTCGACCGTGCTGGCCCCGCCGCTCGCGGGCAAGGGCACCTACGCCCTGCTTCCCGAGGCCGATCAGCCGCCGCTGCGACAGCGGATGGTGCTGCTCGAACGTGCCGGCCCGGTCGCGGAACGCTTCTATCGCTATTTGCAGGCGTCCGAGGCGCGTGATGTGCTACGCCGGTATGGGTTCGCCCTGCCCGGCGACTGACAGGGTGAGAAAGCGATATCAGATGGATTGGACGGCGTTCACGCTCTCGATTCAGCTCGGTGCCGGGACGCTCGCCTTACTCCTGCCAATTGGCGTGGTCGTCGGCCGCATGCTGGCCGTGCGCCGTTTTGCGGGAAGGGGAGCAGTCGAGGCGCTCGTGGCGCTGCCGCTCGTGTTGCCGCCGACCGTCCTCGGGTTCTATCTCTTGGTCGCGTTTGGCGCCCGATCGCCGCTAGGTCAGTTCTTTGCATCACTGACCGGCCAGTCGTTGGCGTTCAGCTTCGAGGGGTTGCTGCTCGCGTCCGTGCTGATCAACCTTCCCTTCGCGGTGCAGCCCATCCAGCGCGCGTTCGAGAGCGTTCCCGTCGACGTGCGTGAGGCCGCGGCCTGCTGCGGGATGCCGTGGTGGCGCGCATGGCTCGCCATCGAGCTGCCCCTCGCGTGGCCTGGCATCGTAACCGCTGCCGTGTTGACGTTTGCACACACGCTCGGCGAGTTCGGTGTGGTTCTGATGGTTGGCGGCAACATCCCAGCCGAGACGCGCACGCTGAGCATCGCCATCTATGACCAGATGCAAGCGTTCGACGACCGAGGCGCGGGCATCATGGCGGCGACGCTTCTCGTCCTCGCGCTGGTAACGCTCGCCATGACCAACGCCCTGAGTCGTCGGGTTGGACGTCGGCATGCGTGAAGCAGCCATGTTGATGGTCGACGTCCAGCAGCGCGTCCCGATTCCATTGGACGTGAGCCTCTCGTGCGGTCCTGACGAGCTTCTGGCGGTGTTCGGGCCATCTGGCAGCGGCAAGACCACACTGTTGCGGTGTATCGCCGGCCTGCACCGACCGGTGCGGGGCCGCATCGCCTGTGCGGGGGAGATCTGGACGGACACAGAGTCTGGCCTGCACGTGCCGACGGAACGGCGGCGCGTGGGACTGGTCTTTCAGGACTATGCGTTGTTCCCGCACCTCACGGCTCGCGGCAACGTCATGGCGGCACTGGGCGAGCGGCGGCGACGGGAACGGCGCCAGGAAGCGGACCGTTGGTTGGCAGCGGTGCACCTGAACGGGCTCGAATCGCGGCGCCCCGCGGAGTTATCGGGCGGGCAGCGACAGCGCATCGCCCTGGCACGTGCGCTGGCGCGCGATCCACAGGTTCTCCTGCTCGACGAGCCATTTGCCGCCATTGACCGGGCGATCCGGACGAAATTGCACGACGAGCTCGATCTCTTGCGGCGACGCGTGCACATTCCAATTCTGCTGGTCACGCATGATTTCCACGACGTCGTGCGTCTTGCGACGCATGTTCTCGTGATGGAGCAAGGACGGGGCGTTGCTGCTGGACCGATCGAGACCCTCACGAGCCGCACGGACATTCCCTGGTCCCGCCATGCGCTGGATGCGGGCAGCGTGTTCGACGGGCAGGTCCGCGCCCGTGAGCACGCGCGTGGGCTCGCGGACGTGCAGTTTCCCGGCGGCAGTCTGCTCGTGCCCGACCGAGGCCTACCCGTCGGCGCTCACCTGCGCGTGCGCATCCCCGCTCGCGAGGTCATTCTCGCCGTCACGCGACCCGAGGGGCTGAGCCTGCACAACATCCTGGAAGGCCGTGTCGCTGCTGTTGCCCAGGATGCAGATGAGCAACTCGTGCAGATTGCCGTCGGTGACGGACGGCTCCTCGCAGCGGTTACCCGCGATGCCGTCAACCGGCTAGCGCTCGCACCAGGAAGGCCAGTGTACGCACTGATCAAATCGTTGTCGATTGATACGTATGGTCCGCACGTCGCTGGTTAACCACGAACCTTCGTGTTCTTCGTGGTGGTTTCAGCCGAGGCGATACGTCCGCTTCGCCAGCGTATACGACAGATCCACGATGAGCTCGTGGGCCTCTTCCTCTTCGAGGATGTGCCGGGTGACGAGACGACCGAGAAAGTTCGCATCGACGCGGCGACAGAGGTCATGCCTCGCGGGAATCGAAGGGAATGCACGGGTGTCGTCATTGAAGCCGGCCGTGTTGTAGAAGCCGGCTGTCTCCGTAGCAGCGTGCCGGAAGCGCAGCATCCCCTCGATGGAGTCGTGGAACCACCAGGGCGGACCGAGGCGCACCGCGGGATAGTGGCCTGCCAGCGGCGCGAGCTCTCGTGTGTACGTGGTTTCGTCGAGCGTGAACAAAACGAGGGTGAAGGTTGGCTCGTTGCCGTACTTGTTGAGCAGCTCCTGCAGGTTTCGCGTGTACTCGGTTGCGACCGGGATGTCACAGCCCCGGTCAGGGCCGAAGCGCTGATAGATGCGCTGATTGTGGTTGCGGAGCGAGCCCGGGTGGATTTGCATCACTAGCCCGTCCTCGACACTCATGCGCGCGAATTCCATGAGCATGTGCGCCGTGAAGGCCCGCGCATCATCCGCGGAGGCTTGCCCTGCCAAGGCACGCGCGAAGATGGCCGCCGCTTCCGCCTCGGAGAGCTCGTGCGTGTACGGCGCGACGACCGCGTGATCCGTGGCTGTGGCGCCCTGTGCCTTGAAGAATGCGCGCCGCGCCTCGAGGGCTGTGATGAACCTGCGGAGCTCGGCAATCTCCTGTCCTGTTTGCTCACCGAGTCGAGTGATCTCGGCCCGCCACTTCGGGTGAAGGATATCAACCGCGAGGTCTGGCCGAAATGTGGGACGGATGTTGCCCTTCCAGCCCGACGCGCGAAGCCGTTGGTGTAGCTCCAGCGTATCGGTGGCGGCATCGGTGGTGCACAGGACCTCGATGTTGAACTGCTCGAACAGCGCGCGCGGCCGGAACTCCGGGCGTGCCAGCTTGTCTTGGAGCTCGTCGTAGATGGCGTCGGCGGTATCGCCGCCAAGTGGTGTCGAGATACCGAACACGCCTTCGAGCTCCTCTTTGAGCCAGCAGCCGGTCGGTGTCGCCCGAAAGAGGTGGAAGTGCTCGGCGAAGCGCCGCCAGATCTCGTGCGGGTCTCCTTCGACTGGCGTGCCGTCGAGCGTGGGGATCCCTAGACGTTCCAGCGAGATCCCCTGCGAGTAGAGCATCCGCGTCACGTAATGATCCGGCACCACCAACAGCGTCGCCGGATCCGAGAACGCCCGATCGTCGGCCAGCAATCTGGGGTCGACGTGGCCATGAGGACAGATGAGGGAAAGCGATGCCGCCCGGTCGTAGAGCGCGCGGGCAACCGCCCGCGTAGCGGGGTCAGGATCGAAGTAACGGTCCGGATTGAGCATGATGGTAAAACGGGGACAGCCCCCGTTTTCCGCTATTCGAAAAACGGGGGCTGTCCCCGTTTCTCTCTCACGTGAGGGCTGGGGCTTGGGCGACGGCCACCTGCGCGGGCCGCAAGAGCTCGGCGCCTATCAGATAGCCCGGGGCGATGACGCCGGTGATGAGACCGTCCTGGCCAGGCTCCGCCGTCTGGACTGTCGTGACCGCCTCGTGACGCGTGGGGTCGAACCGCTCGCCCAGCGGATCGAGACGCGTGACGCCATACGTTTCGAGCTTCAGCAAGAACTGACGACGCACCAGCTCCACACCTTGAATGAGCGATTCGGTGCCAGATTGGCGCCGCGCCGTCTCCAGCGCACGATCGAGGTTGTCGATCACCTCGAGCAGATCGACGAGGAGCCCGCGTCGCCCCAGCTCCGCGTCGCGCGCCACCTCCTTTCTGAGCCGTGCGCGCGCCTCCTCGAACTCCCGTGATGCCTCTTTGTACTGGGTGATGTACTGCTGCAGGAGCTCATTCTTTTCCGCGAGGCGAAGCTCGAGCTCCTCGACGTATTTGGGCTTGCCTGGCTGCCACGGTTCATTGGTTGCGGCATCGGCACGCGTCGACGCAGGCTCGTCACGCTGCGCCCACCAACGGCGGTCCACGACCTTGATGTCCTGATCGGTTTCGGCGTTCGGTCGTTCCTTCGAGGGATTGTCCATTGCGGTCACTAACTCGTGATGTCGAAGGCGAGCTTCTCGCCGTCGAGCCTGATACGCACGTTACCGCCATGCTCGAGCCGACCGAAGAGGATCTCGTCGGTGAGCGGATCTCGCACCTCGGTCTGGATGACCCGCGCCAGCGGGCGTGCGCCGAAGTGCGGGTCGTACCCCTTGCGCCCGAGCCAAGCGCGCGCCTCCGGCTCGAGCGTGATGGCCACACGCCGCTCGGCGAGCTGCGCCTCGAGCTGCAGAATGAACTTCTCGACAATGGTCTCGACCACCTCCGGCGTGAGGTCGCCGAATGTGACGATGGCATCGAGACGATTTCTGAACTCCGGGCTGAACACTCGTTCCAGTGCCGTCTTCGCGCGGCTTCTGCCTGACTTCGACGCCGACAAGCTCCCAAAACCCACTGGCGTGGCGCTCATCTCTCGCGAGCCCGCGTTGGACGTCATGATGAGAATCACCTGCCGAAAGTCCGCCTTGCGCCCACCGTTGTCGGTCAGTGTGGCATGGTCCATCACCTGCAGCAGGATGTTGTAGACGTCCGGGTGCGCCTTCTCCATTTCGTCGAGCAGGAGCACGCTATAGGGGTGGGCACGGATCGCGTCGACGAGCAGGCCGCCCTGTTCGAAGCCGACGTAGCCGGGCGGCGCACCGATCAGCCGTGCCACGGCGTGCTTCTCCATGTACTCGCTCATGTCGAAGCGGATGAACTCGTTGCCGAGGTGGGTCCCGAGCTGCTTGGCCAACTCGGTCTTGCCGACGCCGGTCGGCCCGGTGAACAGGAAGCACCCGGCAGGCCGGTCGGGGCTGCCGAGACCCGCGCGGGCACGCTTGATGGCTGTCGCGACAGCGTGCACCGCCTCGTCTTGGCCGAAGACGACGCGCCTGAGAGCTTCCTCGAGCGTGCGCAGCCGCGCCTTGTCGGATGACGAGGTCTGCTTCTCTGGAATACGTGCGATGCGCGCGACCACACGCTCGATGTCTGCCGTGTCGACGCGGCGCCGCGGTGGGCGCTCGTCCTCGTTCGGCGGCGGCGTTGGAGCGGGCGTTAGCGTGACTGTCGCCACCGCCTTTGCGTTGGCAGCGGCGCCCGCGTCAGTCGAGAGCGGCTGCAAGCGCAGCATTGCGCCCGCCTCGTCGATCACGTCAATGGCGCTGTCCGGCAGCCGATAGTCGCGCAGATGCCGCGACGAAAGCTTGGCTGCGGCGTCAATTGCGCCATCGGTGTAGGTCACCTCGTGGTGCTCCTCGTAGCGCGGCTGCAGCCCTCTGAGGATCGCGACAGTCTCCTCGACGGACGGCTCCTCGACGACAATCTTCTGCAGCCGGCGGGCGAGCGCGCGGTCCTTCTCGATCTGCTTGAACTCGTCGAACGTGGTCGCCCCGATGACGCGGATCTCGCCAGCGACGAGCACGGGCTTGATCAGCGTGGCGAGATCCATCGTCCCGCCGGTGGTTGCACCGGCGCCAATCGTGGCGTGCATCTCGTCGATGAACAGGATCGGCTTCGACTGCGCGGCTAGTGCGCCGATCACAGCCTTGAATCGCTCCTCGAAGTCGCCGCGGAAGCGTGTGCCGGCGAGTAGCGCCGTCGTGTCGAGTGTGTAGACGTTCGCCTCCGCGAGCACATCCGGCACGTCCTCCTCGAGGAGCCGCTGCGCGAGCCCTTCCGCCAGCGCAGTCTTGCCCACACCCGCCTCGCCGACAAAGACTGGGTTGTTCTTGCGACGGCGGCACAGCACTTCGAGCGTCCGCTGGAGCTCCAGTGAGCGCCCGACCAGCGGGTCGAGGCGCCCCGCCCGCGCCCGTGCCGTCAAGTTCACGGCATACGCGTCGAGCGGATTTCGTGCGGTGGCGGATCCTTCGTCGCCAGAGCCGGCCGGCGCCGGTCCGCGCGGGCTCGTCTCGCGAACCATCGGCACTTTGGCGATGCCGTGCGTGATGTACTCGAGGACGTCGAGCCGGGTGACGCCTTGTGCCTCGAGGAGCTGCGCCGCGTGCGACCGCGTCTGTTGCATCAGCGCCGCGAGTAGGTCGCCCGCCTCGACTTCTCCCTTGCCGGCGCTCTGCACGTGCAGGACGGCCGTCTGGAGCACCCGCCGGAACGCCAGCGTTTGCTCCGGCTCCTTCTGATCGCCGCGTCGATGCGTCTCGACGTGCTGCTGCAGGAAGCGGTCCAGGTCGTGGCGCAGTCGTGGCAGATCCGCGCCGCACGCGGCGAGGATCCGCTCGCCCTCGGGGTCGTGTGCCAAGACGTACAACAAGTGCTCCAGCGTCAGGTGCGTGTGGCGTCGCGAGACCGCTTCGCGATACGCGACACCCAACAGGAGCTCAACTGAAGAGGAAAACATGGTTCTCTATTCCGGTTCCACACTCGCGCGAAGCGGAAACCCGTACTGGCGCGCCAGCTCGTGAACCGCCGTCACCTTCGTCTCCGCGACCTCGAACGGGTACAACCCGCAGAGCCCGCGCCCCTCCCGGTGTACCTTCATCATGATGCGAAACGACTCCGCCGGCGACTTGTGAAACACCTCCTCGAGGATCAGCACCACGAAATCCATCGTCGTGTAGTCGTCGTTGAGGAGAATCACCTTGAAGAGCGGCGGCTCCTGGGTGCGCTGATCCGGCCGCTCGTCTACTAGCTCGCCCGTCTGCGGATGCTCATCCGGCATAGTGTACGAATCAGAAACCCTCGAGAACCCCATGTCTCAGGGTCACTGATCCCAGTATAGCGCCCCAGAACCGGCAGGAAGGTAGGGTGGCCCCTTGGACCGCCCTCTCTCTGCTACCGCAGGATCGACATCGTCGAGCGTGTGGCCGGCGCCTGATCTACGATGAGCGGCTATGGAGATGCTCGCGTCTGGGTTTGGGTTCGTCGACGTTCACTATCGTGAAACGCCCGGAATCATCGCAACTGCCGTGCTACAGGGCGCGTCGGGCGTTACCCTGGTCGATCCCGGACCGGCGGCTTCGCTCGGCGGCTTGCGGGCCGGGTTGGAGGGGAACGGTATCCGCACGGCGGACGTGGAGGCCATCCTGCTGACGCACATCCACCTGGACCATGCCGGGGCGACCGGGACGCTCGTCCGCGAGAACCCGAGGATACGCGTCTTCGTCCACGAGCGGGGCGCAAAGCACGTCGTTGACCCGACGCGTCTGCTCGAGAGCGCGCGTCGCCTGTACGGGGATGAGATGGGAGCGCTGTGGGGCGAGGTGGAAGCGGTGCCGCCGGCCAACGTGACGTCGCTCGAGGGAGGCGAGACGCTCACCGTTGGCGACCGCGAGCTGCGCGTGTTGTACACGCCCGGCCACGCCTCGCACCACGTCAGCTACTACGACGCCGCGTCGCGGGTGGCGCTGGTCGGCGATGTGGCAGGGGTGCGCCTTCCCTCATCATCCATCGCCCTGCCACCGACGCCGCCACCCGATGTCGACCTCGAAGCGTGGCGCACGAGCACCGCAGGAATTCGCGCGTGGCAGCCAGACACGCTGTTCCTCACGCACTTTGGACCATTCACGGCGCCGGGCCCTCACCTTGCGGACATGCTCGATCGCCTCGAGCGACTGGCCGTCTCGACGCGCCGGCTGCTCGATGAGCCGGCCGCCAACGTCGAGGGGGCCAGTGAGCCGCCCGAGGCCGGCGCGGCAGATGAGGCGCGACAACAGCGGTTTGTCGGGGAGCTCCGTCGCGAGCTCCGACGTCACGTCGATGAGGCAACGCTCCAACGGTATGCGCTCGCGGTTCCCTTCGAGCACTGCTGGCTAGGTCTGGCCCGATACTGGCGGAAGAGAGCGTAGAGCGCGCGCTATCTTCGTGGTTGAGATCATGCGCATGTCCACCCGGGAGGTGTGTGCTGTCTCGGGTCGTGAGACGACTGCCACGACGATGAAAGCGCTGCAGTCGCCTGGCACGCCGCTCGCTTGTCTCAGGATCTGTTCCGACGTTGGGCCTGTGCACCGCACGGCCTGATCCAACGTCTATATCGATGTCCTTCTGGGACCCGCGAGCGGTGGATTGCCGTATTCATGTGCAACTGCTGGACAAAGCGCCACACGCGATTCGGTTGGCGCCTCGCGCGACCCGCGATGCCGTTCACACGAGCGCAGGGCGTGTGGAGGTTCTCGACGTGTTGCTGGTGTCCGATAACGGACGGCACCTGTCCCAGATCGAGCAAAGAGGCCGACCCCTGTCGGGTGACTTGTCAGGTGACTTTGGGGCCGCCGTACCCTGGGAGAGGTGATGCCGTGGCAACAGCGATTGACGCCATGACCGGCCGTATCGTGGTGCGCAACGAGGGGCGCGCCGCGTTCGTGCGGCCGGACGAGATCAACTGGGTCGAGGCGGAGCGCAACTATGCACGCCTCTACCTCGACCACGGTTCTCACACGATCCGCGAAACGATGAAGGACATCGAGGCCAGGCTCGGTGACCAGTTCGTGCGCATCCACCGATGTCACGCTGTGAACGTGACACGCATACGCGAGCTCCGTGCGTCCCGGGGCGGAGACTACGAGGTTGTGCTCCATGATGGGACGGGCCTGAAGGTTGGCGCGTGCTTCCGAGCGCGCCTGGAGCAGCGGCTGCAGCGCAGTGGGTCCAATCCCAGCGAGAACCAGGACGGTCCGCAGGACCTCATCGCGCCAGAACCGGCGACAGCGCTCGTTTTCGGGAACTAGCACGGCGCGTTCGGCGCGCCCTACCATGAGCGGAAGGTAGGACGCCCCGCCGAGGCGTCCGTTGTCGCCGAACCAGAACGCCCCTTCTCCGGACTGGTTGTGAGCCGCGTGTGCGGAAAGGGGACAGGTGTCTCTCGACAGGCGGCCTGCGGTGCTCGAAGCCCGGACCGGGGGCTGATAAACTGGAAAGGATATTGGTGTGGAATTCATCGAACCACGACATAGGACCTGAGACCCCATGGCTACTCCGACCCAGGACATCCCCGCCGCAACACCCAGCGTTGCGGAGCTTTCCCCGGGCGCTGCGCCCTCGTCCGTTGGCGCCTTTTCAAGCCGTCGTCACGTGCCCGCGCCCGTGAACGAGCCCGTGCGCTCCTACGCGCCGGGCACCGGGGAGCGTACGATGCTCAAGGCGCGGCTCGCCGCAATCGCAGCCGAGCGCGTCGAGATTCCCATCATCATTGGCGGCAACGAGTACCGCACCGGTAACCTGGGACATGCGGTCATGCCGCACGATCACGGCCATGTGCTGGCTGATTGGCATCGAGCAACGCCTGAGCTGGTCGAGCGCGCCCTGGAGGCGGCACGGCAGGCGCACCAGGAGTGGTCGCGCTGGCCATGGGAAGACCGCGCCGCCGTATTCCTCCGTGCGGCAGAGCTGCTCGCAACGACCTGGCGCGACACGCTCAACGCCGCGACCATGCTTGGTCAGTCGAAGACGCCGTTCCAGGCGGAAATCGACTCAGCCTGCGAGCTCATCGACTTCTATCGGTTCAACGCGGCGTATGCGCAAGCGCTGTATGGAGAGCAGCCAATCAGCAGCGCGGGCGTCTGGAACACGATGGAGTATCGCCCACTCGAGGGCTTCGTCTACGCGGTGTCGCCATTCAACTTCACCGCCATTGGGGGGAACCTCACCGGTTCGCCCGCCCTGATGGGAAACGTGGTCATCTGGAAGCCGGCGTCGACCTCGGTGCTGAGCGCGTACTACACGATGCGCCTGCTCGAAGCGGCCGGGCTGCCACCTGGAGTCATCAACTTCGTACCGGGCGACGCAGTGGCTATCTCAGGGCGCTTGCTCTCGGACCCAGATCTCGCGGGCGTGCACTTCACGGGGAGCACGGAAGTCTTCAACTCGATGTGGAAGACGATCGGCGACCAGATGGCCCGCTATCGCTCGTACCCGCGCGTGGTGGGCGAGACGGGCGGGAAGAACTTCGTCGTCGTTCACAGGTCAGCGGACGCGCACGCGGCTGCGGTGGCGATCGTCCGGGGGGCCTACGAATACCAGGGACAGAAGTGCTCGGCCGCAAGCCGCGTCTACGTGCCGCGCTCGCTTTGGCCGGAAGTGCGCGACCGTATCGTCGCAATGGTCGAGGACATTGCGATGGGCGACATCCGCGATTTTCGGAACTTCATGGGCGCCGTCATCGATGCGCGCTCGTTCGAGAAGATCAGCGGATACCTCGAGGGGGCACGGCGCAACGCAAAGATCCTTGCGGGTGGCCAGGCCGATGATCGGCAAGGCTGGTTCATACAGCCAACGCTCATCGAAACCGATGACCCGGCCCACCGCCTTCTGTGTGAAGAGATCTTCGGCCCCGTCGTCACCGCCTACGTTTACGAGGATGATCGCTACGTCGAGACCATGCAGCTCGTCGACCGAACATCGCCATACGCGCTCACCGGAGCCGTCTTTGCACGAGACCGGCAGGCGATTCGTGTCGCGGCGGACATCTTGCGCAACGCGGCGGGAAACTTCTACATCAACGACAAGCCCACCGGTGCGGTAGTCGGGCAGCAGCCGTTCGGCGGCGCCCGCGCGTCCGGGACCAACGACAAAGCCGGCTCGAAGCTCAACCTCCTGCGGTGGGTCAGCACACGATCCGTCAAGGAGACGTTCGTCCCGCCGACGGATTACCGCTATCCGTTCATGCTTGAAGAGTGATGCGCGCTGAGAAAAGGAACCGGGTACCTTTTCACCCCTGTCCCTACGTTCGGCATCATCCTACGTGACGGGGACGATGCTGACCGTCGAGTGTCACCAACGATTGCCGCACCTGCTTCAACGCCGCTCTCAGATCGCGCTGGAGGGCGAACCAGAAACAGGAGAACTTCGCGCTCATCGTGCG
Coding sequences within it:
- the modA gene encoding molybdate ABC transporter substrate-binding protein, which produces MTAQSYANRIRSVLASTLRETCCVVLVWVALTTCLGAQQPPAVAAAANLKFALEKIGRQFAAQQGEGVSLIFGSSGNLTRQILDGAPFELFLSADEAFVTKLADARLTRDRGVLYALGRLVIFAPEGSPLETDAELEGLRALLARGGSHRFAIANPEHAPYGRAAEAVLRAKGLWAPLQPSLVLGENIAQAAQFATTGNAVGGLLAYSTVLAPPLAGKGTYALLPEADQPPLRQRMVLLERAGPVAERFYRYLQASEARDVLRRYGFALPGD
- the modB gene encoding molybdate ABC transporter permease subunit, with the protein product MDWTAFTLSIQLGAGTLALLLPIGVVVGRMLAVRRFAGRGAVEALVALPLVLPPTVLGFYLLVAFGARSPLGQFFASLTGQSLAFSFEGLLLASVLINLPFAVQPIQRAFESVPVDVREAAACCGMPWWRAWLAIELPLAWPGIVTAAVLTFAHTLGEFGVVLMVGGNIPAETRTLSIAIYDQMQAFDDRGAGIMAATLLVLALVTLAMTNALSRRVGRRHA
- the modC gene encoding molybdenum ABC transporter ATP-binding protein, with the protein product MREAAMLMVDVQQRVPIPLDVSLSCGPDELLAVFGPSGSGKTTLLRCIAGLHRPVRGRIACAGEIWTDTESGLHVPTERRRVGLVFQDYALFPHLTARGNVMAALGERRRRERRQEADRWLAAVHLNGLESRRPAELSGGQRQRIALARALARDPQVLLLDEPFAAIDRAIRTKLHDELDLLRRRVHIPILLVTHDFHDVVRLATHVLVMEQGRGVAAGPIETLTSRTDIPWSRHALDAGSVFDGQVRAREHARGLADVQFPGGSLLVPDRGLPVGAHLRVRIPAREVILAVTRPEGLSLHNILEGRVAAVAQDADEQLVQIAVGDGRLLAAVTRDAVNRLALAPGRPVYALIKSLSIDTYGPHVAG
- the uxaC gene encoding glucuronate isomerase; this encodes MLNPDRYFDPDPATRAVARALYDRAASLSLICPHGHVDPRLLADDRAFSDPATLLVVPDHYVTRMLYSQGISLERLGIPTLDGTPVEGDPHEIWRRFAEHFHLFRATPTGCWLKEELEGVFGISTPLGGDTADAIYDELQDKLARPEFRPRALFEQFNIEVLCTTDAATDTLELHQRLRASGWKGNIRPTFRPDLAVDILHPKWRAEITRLGEQTGQEIAELRRFITALEARRAFFKAQGATATDHAVVAPYTHELSEAEAAAIFARALAGQASADDARAFTAHMLMEFARMSVEDGLVMQIHPGSLRNHNQRIYQRFGPDRGCDIPVATEYTRNLQELLNKYGNEPTFTLVLFTLDETTYTRELAPLAGHYPAVRLGPPWWFHDSIEGMLRFRHAATETAGFYNTAGFNDDTRAFPSIPARHDLCRRVDANFLGRLVTRHILEEEEAHELIVDLSYTLAKRTYRLG
- the grpE gene encoding nucleotide exchange factor GrpE — translated: MDNPSKERPNAETDQDIKVVDRRWWAQRDEPASTRADAATNEPWQPGKPKYVEELELRLAEKNELLQQYITQYKEASREFEEARARLRKEVARDAELGRRGLLVDLLEVIDNLDRALETARRQSGTESLIQGVELVRRQFLLKLETYGVTRLDPLGERFDPTRHEAVTTVQTAEPGQDGLITGVIAPGYLIGAELLRPAQVAVAQAPALT
- the clpA gene encoding ATP-dependent Clp protease ATP-binding subunit ClpA — translated: MFSSSVELLLGVAYREAVSRRHTHLTLEHLLYVLAHDPEGERILAACGADLPRLRHDLDRFLQQHVETHRRGDQKEPEQTLAFRRVLQTAVLHVQSAGKGEVEAGDLLAALMQQTRSHAAQLLEAQGVTRLDVLEYITHGIAKVPMVRETSPRGPAPAGSGDEGSATARNPLDAYAVNLTARARAGRLDPLVGRSLELQRTLEVLCRRRKNNPVFVGEAGVGKTALAEGLAQRLLEEDVPDVLAEANVYTLDTTALLAGTRFRGDFEERFKAVIGALAAQSKPILFIDEMHATIGAGATTGGTMDLATLIKPVLVAGEIRVIGATTFDEFKQIEKDRALARRLQKIVVEEPSVEETVAILRGLQPRYEEHHEVTYTDGAIDAAAKLSSRHLRDYRLPDSAIDVIDEAGAMLRLQPLSTDAGAAANAKAVATVTLTPAPTPPPNEDERPPRRRVDTADIERVVARIARIPEKQTSSSDKARLRTLEEALRRVVFGQDEAVHAVATAIKRARAGLGSPDRPAGCFLFTGPTGVGKTELAKQLGTHLGNEFIRFDMSEYMEKHAVARLIGAPPGYVGFEQGGLLVDAIRAHPYSVLLLDEMEKAHPDVYNILLQVMDHATLTDNGGRKADFRQVILIMTSNAGSREMSATPVGFGSLSASKSGRSRAKTALERVFSPEFRNRLDAIVTFGDLTPEVVETIVEKFILQLEAQLAERRVAITLEPEARAWLGRKGYDPHFGARPLARVIQTEVRDPLTDEILFGRLEHGGNVRIRLDGEKLAFDITS
- a CDS encoding ATP-dependent Clp protease adaptor ClpS → MPDEHPQTGELVDERPDQRTQEPPLFKVILLNDDYTTMDFVVLILEEVFHKSPAESFRIMMKVHREGRGLCGLYPFEVAETKVTAVHELARQYGFPLRASVEPE
- a CDS encoding MBL fold metallo-hydrolase; translation: MEMLASGFGFVDVHYRETPGIIATAVLQGASGVTLVDPGPAASLGGLRAGLEGNGIRTADVEAILLTHIHLDHAGATGTLVRENPRIRVFVHERGAKHVVDPTRLLESARRLYGDEMGALWGEVEAVPPANVTSLEGGETLTVGDRELRVLYTPGHASHHVSYYDAASRVALVGDVAGVRLPSSSIALPPTPPPDVDLEAWRTSTAGIRAWQPDTLFLTHFGPFTAPGPHLADMLDRLERLAVSTRRLLDEPAANVEGASEPPEAGAADEARQQRFVGELRRELRRHVDEATLQRYALAVPFEHCWLGLARYWRKRA
- the pruA gene encoding L-glutamate gamma-semialdehyde dehydrogenase, translated to MATPTQDIPAATPSVAELSPGAAPSSVGAFSSRRHVPAPVNEPVRSYAPGTGERTMLKARLAAIAAERVEIPIIIGGNEYRTGNLGHAVMPHDHGHVLADWHRATPELVERALEAARQAHQEWSRWPWEDRAAVFLRAAELLATTWRDTLNAATMLGQSKTPFQAEIDSACELIDFYRFNAAYAQALYGEQPISSAGVWNTMEYRPLEGFVYAVSPFNFTAIGGNLTGSPALMGNVVIWKPASTSVLSAYYTMRLLEAAGLPPGVINFVPGDAVAISGRLLSDPDLAGVHFTGSTEVFNSMWKTIGDQMARYRSYPRVVGETGGKNFVVVHRSADAHAAAVAIVRGAYEYQGQKCSAASRVYVPRSLWPEVRDRIVAMVEDIAMGDIRDFRNFMGAVIDARSFEKISGYLEGARRNAKILAGGQADDRQGWFIQPTLIETDDPAHRLLCEEIFGPVVTAYVYEDDRYVETMQLVDRTSPYALTGAVFARDRQAIRVAADILRNAAGNFYINDKPTGAVVGQQPFGGARASGTNDKAGSKLNLLRWVSTRSVKETFVPPTDYRYPFMLEE